A genomic window from Pseudocitrobacter corydidari includes:
- a CDS encoding SDR family NAD(P)-dependent oxidoreductase codes for MSKKLADKIALITGGSTGIGLAAAQALAEQGATVYITGRRREELDAAVALIGPSAKGIRADASNLNDLDTVFSTITSESGQLDVLFANAGGGDMLPLGQITEAHFDRIFGTNVRGVLFTVQKALPLLRKGSSVILTGSTAAVKGTANFSVYSASKAALRSLVRSWALDLKDSGIRINVVSPGPIRTPGLGGLVPEEHRQGLFDALAAEVPLGRLGEPEEVGKAVVFLASDDASFINAAEIYVDGGLAQI; via the coding sequence ATGAGTAAAAAACTGGCGGATAAAATTGCGTTAATCACCGGGGGAAGCACCGGTATCGGCCTGGCTGCAGCACAGGCGCTGGCTGAGCAGGGCGCAACAGTCTATATCACCGGCAGACGCCGTGAAGAACTTGATGCGGCGGTGGCGTTAATTGGCCCCTCCGCAAAAGGCATTCGCGCTGACGCGTCTAATTTAAACGATCTTGATACCGTATTCTCGACGATTACCAGCGAATCAGGGCAGCTGGATGTGCTGTTTGCCAATGCCGGGGGCGGTGACATGCTGCCGCTGGGGCAGATAACCGAAGCGCATTTTGACCGCATCTTCGGCACCAATGTGCGCGGTGTGCTGTTTACTGTGCAAAAAGCGTTGCCGCTGTTGCGTAAGGGCTCTTCCGTTATCCTTACGGGCTCGACGGCGGCGGTGAAAGGCACTGCGAACTTTAGCGTGTACAGCGCAAGTAAAGCCGCGTTACGTAGCCTGGTCCGTTCGTGGGCGCTCGACCTGAAAGATAGCGGCATCCGGATCAATGTGGTCAGCCCTGGCCCCATTCGCACGCCGGGTCTTGGCGGCCTGGTTCCCGAGGAGCATCGGCAGGGGCTGTTTGACGCGCTAGCGGCAGAGGTGCCGCTAGGCCGACTGGGTGAACCGGAAGAGGTCGGCAAAGCGGTGGTTTTCTTAGCCTCTGACGATGCGAGCTTTATCAATGCCGCAGAGATTTATGTTGATGGCGGGTTGGCGCAGATATAG
- a CDS encoding LysR family transcriptional regulator — protein sequence MDRFLALNVFIRVVEANSFTRAADSLNMPNATISKTIQQLESHLGIRLLQRTTRRITVTPEGEAYYEKAREILNALEEVDAAFKTSTTNIKGHLRIAVGGSTARDILIPLLADFMAAYPDICIDLAVADKPSDLISGNIDCAIRGGVLEDSTLIARKIGEATLITCATPDYLRRYGTPAYPDELKNGHRLISYLSPASGRAFPFRFKHNDILTEMKTEHHLGINESNAHIAAVEAGLGIIQTFTYSLRNQLASGEVLEILRPWRPASYPFYVVYAQNRHLPHRLRVFVEWLNDAFSGAVK from the coding sequence ATGGACCGATTTTTAGCGCTTAACGTTTTTATCCGCGTGGTTGAAGCCAACAGTTTTACGCGTGCCGCCGACTCGCTGAATATGCCTAACGCAACGATTAGCAAAACAATTCAACAGCTGGAATCTCACCTGGGCATTCGCCTGCTGCAACGGACGACGCGGCGTATTACGGTTACGCCTGAAGGTGAGGCGTACTATGAAAAAGCGCGGGAAATCCTGAATGCCCTGGAAGAGGTCGATGCCGCATTTAAGACATCGACAACGAATATTAAGGGTCACCTGCGAATCGCCGTGGGCGGCTCAACCGCCAGGGATATCCTGATTCCGCTGCTGGCCGATTTCATGGCAGCCTATCCAGATATCTGTATTGACCTGGCCGTGGCGGATAAACCCTCAGATCTTATTAGCGGAAATATTGACTGCGCAATCCGGGGCGGCGTGCTGGAAGATTCAACGCTGATCGCCCGTAAAATAGGTGAGGCGACGTTGATCACCTGCGCCACACCCGATTACCTTCGGCGCTACGGCACGCCTGCCTATCCTGATGAACTCAAAAACGGGCATCGCCTGATTAGCTACCTTTCCCCCGCCAGCGGCCGCGCATTTCCGTTTCGCTTTAAGCACAACGACATCTTGACCGAGATGAAAACGGAGCATCACCTGGGCATCAACGAAAGCAACGCACACATTGCCGCCGTCGAGGCGGGGTTAGGCATTATCCAGACGTTCACCTATTCACTGAGAAATCAGCTCGCCAGCGGTGAAGTCCTGGAGATCCTCCGTCCTTGGCGACCCGCTTCGTATCCCTTTTATGTGGTGTACGCGCAAAACCGGCACCTTCCTCATCGGCTGCGCGTGTTTGTCGAGTGGCTGAATGACGCGTTTTCGGGGGCGGTAAAGTAA
- a CDS encoding AbgT family transporter encodes MSTNITTPGNGAGESRLMNGFLNAIERAGNKLPEPALIFFYFLLVVMGLSAVLSLMTFDVVNPMTQETVQVNNLLSAEALTNTLANMVTTFTTFAPLGIVLVAMLGVGVAESSGFINVGLKKMLRVTPKKLLTPMLIFVAMFSHVAADAGYVLVIPLGAIIFMSAGRHPLVGIAAAFSGVSGGFAANMVPTGNDALLQGFTQAAAQLLDSTYTVNTLCNLFFGIASSILITLVGWWVTERIVEPRVSKMTIDGDYQHEEDMSSVSDKESRAFNRASLVMLLGLAALAAAAWPEGSMLRGTDGSLTSYSAPIMKSIVPLIFLIFILPGIVYGFASGTFKTGKDVIASMNDSMSKMGSYMVMAFFCAMFIKAFSDSNIGTLLALVGADGLKAMELPGEATIIGMILLTAAVNLLIGSASAKWGLLSPIMVPMLIAVGISPELTQAAFRIGDSSTNIITPLMVFFPLVVVYCQRYVKGAGVGTLVSMMMPYSIAFFISWSLFLLAWWGLGMPLGVAAPYTWSAG; translated from the coding sequence ATGAGTACAAACATAACAACACCAGGGAACGGGGCCGGTGAAAGCCGTCTGATGAACGGTTTCCTCAATGCGATTGAACGCGCCGGGAATAAACTTCCTGAACCGGCGCTGATCTTTTTCTACTTTTTACTGGTCGTGATGGGGCTGTCTGCGGTCCTGTCGTTGATGACCTTTGATGTTGTTAATCCCATGACGCAGGAGACCGTTCAGGTTAACAACCTGCTCTCTGCTGAAGCGCTCACCAACACGCTGGCCAATATGGTGACGACGTTCACCACCTTCGCCCCGCTCGGTATTGTGCTGGTGGCGATGCTCGGCGTTGGCGTAGCGGAAAGCTCCGGCTTTATTAACGTCGGCCTAAAGAAGATGCTGCGCGTGACGCCAAAGAAACTGCTGACGCCGATGCTGATTTTTGTCGCGATGTTCAGCCACGTGGCGGCGGATGCGGGCTACGTGCTGGTGATCCCGCTGGGCGCAATTATCTTTATGTCCGCCGGACGTCACCCGCTGGTGGGGATCGCCGCAGCGTTCTCGGGCGTATCGGGCGGGTTTGCCGCTAATATGGTGCCCACCGGGAACGATGCGCTGTTGCAGGGCTTTACCCAGGCCGCAGCACAACTGCTCGACAGCACCTACACCGTCAACACCTTATGTAACCTCTTCTTCGGAATTGCCTCTTCGATTCTGATTACCCTGGTCGGCTGGTGGGTCACCGAGCGCATCGTTGAGCCGCGCGTCAGCAAAATGACCATCGACGGCGATTATCAGCATGAAGAGGATATGTCCAGCGTCTCAGACAAAGAGAGCCGCGCCTTTAATCGCGCGTCGCTGGTCATGCTGCTGGGCCTCGCGGCGCTGGCGGCAGCGGCCTGGCCGGAAGGTTCCATGCTGCGCGGAACCGACGGCTCGCTCACCTCTTACAGTGCGCCGATCATGAAATCCATCGTGCCGCTGATTTTCCTGATCTTCATCCTGCCGGGGATTGTGTACGGCTTTGCATCCGGCACCTTTAAAACCGGGAAAGATGTCATCGCGTCGATGAATGACTCGATGAGTAAAATGGGCTCATACATGGTGATGGCGTTCTTCTGCGCCATGTTTATTAAAGCGTTCAGCGACTCGAACATTGGCACACTGCTGGCGCTGGTCGGCGCGGATGGCCTGAAAGCGATGGAGCTGCCGGGCGAAGCGACGATTATCGGCATGATCCTGCTGACCGCCGCCGTGAACCTGCTGATTGGTTCCGCATCCGCGAAGTGGGGCCTGTTATCGCCGATTATGGTACCGATGCTGATTGCCGTGGGGATCTCTCCGGAACTGACTCAGGCGGCGTTTCGTATCGGGGACTCCAGTACCAATATTATCACCCCGCTAATGGTCTTCTTCCCGCTGGTGGTGGTCTATTGCCAGCGCTATGTGAAGGGCGCGGGCGTCGGTACGCTGGTATCAATGATGATGCCGTACTCCATCGCCTTCTTTATTAGCTGGAGCCTGTTCCTGCTGGCCTGGTGGGGGCTGGGGATGCCGCTCGGCGTCGCCGCGCCGTACACCTGGAGTGCAGGTTAA
- a CDS encoding ABC transporter substrate-binding protein encodes MVKKLLPLLVLSALTANVHAATPPDTLIVAQGLDDIVSLDPAEANELSSIQTVPSIYQRLVQPDRDNPEKVTPVLAESWQADPAAKTLTIKLKSDAKFASGNPVRPEDIIFSYTRAVTLNKSPAFILNVLGWQADNIASQVKKVDDHTVQLHWTADVSPAVALNIISTPIASIVDEKLVSANVKDGDFGNAWLKMHSAGSGAYKMRVYQPHQAIVLAANPGSPAGAPKLANVIIKNVPDPASRRLLIQQGDADIARDLGADNINALSGKPGVKVISIPSAEQNYLAFNTANSANPLLNNPALWEASRWLVDYEGITKDLLKGQYFIHQSFLPVGFPGALETQPFKFDPAKAKAILEKAGIKDAHFTLDVENKPPFITIAQSMQASFAQGGIKIDLLPAAGSQVYARVRAHQHQAAIRMWLPDYFDAHSNASSFAWNDGKSSTVAGLNGWKNPELNKATLAAVAEPDPAKRLDLYKKMQEELQHNSPYVFVDQGKTQIVVRDNVKGYQQGLNADMVWYDRITK; translated from the coding sequence ATGGTTAAAAAATTACTGCCCCTCCTGGTGCTGAGTGCACTGACCGCCAACGTACACGCCGCTACACCGCCCGATACGCTGATTGTGGCGCAAGGGCTGGATGATATTGTCAGCCTTGATCCGGCAGAAGCGAACGAGCTTTCCAGCATCCAAACCGTGCCGAGTATTTATCAACGTCTGGTGCAGCCAGACCGCGATAATCCGGAAAAAGTAACCCCCGTTCTGGCCGAAAGCTGGCAGGCCGACCCGGCAGCGAAAACGCTGACCATCAAACTGAAAAGCGACGCTAAGTTTGCATCCGGCAACCCGGTTCGCCCGGAAGATATTATCTTCTCGTACACCCGCGCGGTGACCCTCAATAAATCCCCGGCGTTTATCCTTAATGTGCTGGGCTGGCAGGCGGACAATATTGCCAGCCAGGTGAAAAAAGTGGATGACCACACGGTGCAACTGCACTGGACGGCGGACGTCAGCCCGGCGGTAGCGCTGAATATTATCTCTACGCCAATCGCGTCAATCGTCGATGAAAAGCTGGTGTCTGCCAATGTGAAAGACGGTGACTTCGGTAACGCCTGGCTGAAAATGCACTCTGCGGGCAGCGGCGCGTACAAAATGCGCGTCTATCAACCGCATCAGGCCATCGTGCTGGCGGCGAACCCGGGCTCACCTGCCGGGGCGCCGAAACTGGCGAACGTAATTATCAAAAACGTGCCGGACCCCGCATCGCGTCGCCTGCTTATCCAGCAGGGTGATGCGGATATCGCCCGCGATCTCGGGGCGGATAACATTAACGCGCTGTCGGGCAAACCGGGCGTCAAAGTTATCAGTATCCCGTCCGCTGAGCAGAATTACCTGGCATTTAACACCGCCAACAGCGCCAATCCGCTGCTTAACAACCCGGCGCTGTGGGAAGCATCGCGCTGGCTGGTCGATTACGAAGGCATTACCAAAGATTTGCTTAAGGGGCAGTACTTTATTCACCAGAGCTTCCTGCCTGTCGGCTTCCCTGGCGCACTGGAAACGCAGCCGTTCAAATTTGACCCGGCAAAAGCGAAAGCGATCCTTGAAAAAGCGGGGATCAAAGACGCCCACTTCACGCTGGATGTAGAGAACAAGCCGCCGTTTATCACCATCGCCCAGTCCATGCAGGCAAGCTTTGCACAGGGCGGCATTAAGATTGACCTGCTGCCCGCCGCAGGCAGCCAGGTTTACGCCCGTGTGCGTGCGCATCAGCATCAGGCCGCCATTCGCATGTGGCTGCCTGACTACTTCGATGCGCACTCCAATGCCAGCTCCTTCGCCTGGAATGACGGTAAATCGAGCACCGTAGCGGGTCTGAATGGCTGGAAAAATCCAGAACTGAACAAAGCCACGCTGGCAGCGGTAGCGGAACCGGATCCGGCTAAACGTCTTGATCTGTATAAAAAAATGCAGGAAGAGCTGCAACATAACTCCCCTTATGTTTTCGTCGATCAGGGTAAAACGCAGATTGTGGTACGGGATAACGTGAAAGGCTATCAGCAAGGTCTGAACGCCGATATGGTCTGGTACGATCGCATAACCAAGTAA
- a CDS encoding ABC transporter permease → MSVVSPNRTKSTLIALSQGLLTLCLTLFGLLLITFALSALSPVDRVLQIVGDHASQSTYDQMRHQLGLDQPLVIQFWHYLVNLAHGDLGIASSTGQPVLQDLLSVFPATLELATLALIVGALLGVVAGVLCARYAGSPWDLAVRTFTLLGNSVPIFWLGLLMLALFYARLQWSVGPGRLDDIYQYTVEPRTGFALIDTALSGDAGAFKNALSHLVLPVLLLAYYALASITRLTRSACLSEMNKEYILLARAKGAGEMTILLRHVLPNIRGTLLTVIALAWTSMLEGAVLTETVFSWPGIGRYLTTALFAGDATAIMGGTLLIGVCFVLINNLTDLLVRLTDPRIR, encoded by the coding sequence ATGTCTGTCGTTTCTCCCAACAGAACAAAAAGCACGCTGATTGCGTTATCTCAGGGGCTTCTCACCCTGTGTCTGACGCTCTTCGGTTTACTGCTGATCACTTTCGCGCTGTCGGCCCTTTCGCCGGTGGATCGGGTTTTGCAAATCGTCGGCGATCACGCCAGCCAGTCAACGTACGATCAAATGCGCCACCAGCTTGGGCTCGATCAACCTTTAGTGATCCAGTTCTGGCACTACCTGGTGAATCTGGCGCATGGCGACCTTGGCATCGCCAGTTCAACCGGACAACCGGTATTACAGGATTTGCTCTCGGTTTTCCCCGCCACGCTTGAGCTGGCCACACTGGCGCTGATTGTCGGCGCCCTACTCGGCGTCGTCGCGGGCGTGCTTTGTGCCCGCTATGCCGGTTCACCGTGGGACCTGGCGGTTCGCACCTTCACCCTGCTGGGGAATTCTGTACCCATTTTTTGGCTCGGCCTGCTGATGCTGGCGCTGTTTTATGCGCGGCTACAGTGGAGCGTCGGGCCAGGACGGCTGGACGATATTTATCAATATACCGTTGAGCCTCGTACCGGATTCGCGCTCATTGACACTGCTCTTTCCGGCGATGCAGGCGCGTTTAAAAATGCGCTAAGCCACCTGGTATTGCCTGTCTTGCTGCTGGCCTATTACGCACTGGCGAGCATTACGCGTTTAACGCGCTCCGCCTGTCTTAGCGAAATGAACAAAGAGTACATTTTGCTGGCGCGCGCGAAAGGTGCGGGTGAGATGACCATTCTACTGCGCCACGTTTTGCCCAATATTCGCGGAACATTGCTGACCGTTATCGCCCTCGCCTGGACCAGCATGCTGGAAGGTGCCGTGTTAACCGAGACGGTTTTCTCCTGGCCAGGCATTGGTCGCTATCTCACCACTGCACTTTTCGCGGGCGACGCGACGGCGATTATGGGCGGTACGCTGCTGATTGGCGTCTGCTTTGTGTTAATTAACAATCTTACGGACCTGCTGGTGCGCCTGACTGACCCGAGGATTCGCTAA
- a CDS encoding ABC transporter permease: MPLTRFLRRLRRSPAAFAGLIIIVLLLLTALFAPWLAPFDPNWQDAAARLQAPSAQHWLGTDSYGRDLLSRLIYGSRPALGLVALVTAITLPLGLLVGILSGYYGGWLERILMRITDIVMSMPRLILAFAFVAMLGPGLVNGALALALTTWPAYARQARTEIQRLRHSDYLAAAEMMGIRGGRLLFGHILPLCLPSAIVRLALDLAGIILAAAGLGFLGLGARPPMSEWGAMIADGMQVIFDQWWVAAAPGAIILLASLAFNLLGDGLRDILEPQHD, from the coding sequence ATGCCGCTGACTCGTTTTTTGCGCCGTCTGCGCCGTTCACCTGCCGCTTTTGCCGGGCTGATTATTATCGTTTTACTGCTGCTAACGGCGCTATTTGCCCCGTGGCTGGCACCTTTCGATCCAAACTGGCAGGATGCCGCAGCACGCTTACAGGCGCCGTCCGCGCAGCACTGGCTGGGTACAGACAGTTACGGGCGCGATCTCCTTTCGCGTCTGATTTACGGTAGCCGCCCTGCGCTGGGTCTGGTGGCGCTGGTTACCGCCATTACGCTTCCGCTTGGGTTGTTGGTGGGCATTCTTTCCGGCTATTACGGCGGATGGCTGGAGCGAATTCTGATGCGCATTACGGACATCGTTATGTCAATGCCGAGGCTGATTCTGGCGTTTGCGTTCGTCGCTATGCTGGGGCCGGGGCTGGTGAATGGCGCACTGGCGCTGGCGCTCACTACCTGGCCGGCTTACGCGCGTCAGGCACGAACGGAAATACAGCGTCTGCGCCACAGCGATTATCTCGCTGCCGCTGAAATGATGGGCATTCGCGGCGGACGCTTGCTGTTTGGCCATATCCTGCCACTGTGTCTTCCTTCCGCGATTGTGCGTCTGGCCCTTGATTTAGCCGGGATAATTTTAGCCGCCGCGGGGTTAGGTTTCCTCGGGCTGGGCGCTCGACCGCCCATGTCGGAATGGGGTGCCATGATTGCCGACGGCATGCAGGTTATTTTCGACCAGTGGTGGGTTGCCGCCGCGCCCGGTGCCATTATTTTACTGGCAAGCCTGGCGTTTAATCTGCTGGGTGATGGATTACGCGATATTCTGGAGCCGCAACATGATTGA
- a CDS encoding ABC transporter ATP-binding protein, translating into MIEQRLNVQGLTIDYPGARVLNNVSFSVGNERLALVGESGSGKSMTARALMGLVRQPGRVQADTLQVLGHNLLDLNARGWRHLRGNDIAMVLQDPRYALNPVKTIYAQVEEALTLHQSLSRRLRREKIHEAIRAVGLDDSVLNRYPGELSGGMGQRVMSAIALINDPKVLIADEPTSALDARLRNQILELLVEQCEQRQMAMLLISHDLPLVAEHCQRVLVMYQGEKIDELAASELPHATHPYTRTLWTCRPNAQTYGQMLPTLDRRALLKEQTHVDR; encoded by the coding sequence ATGATTGAACAACGCCTGAATGTTCAGGGATTAACCATCGACTACCCCGGTGCCCGCGTGTTGAATAACGTCAGTTTTTCCGTTGGCAATGAACGCCTTGCACTGGTGGGCGAGTCGGGTTCCGGTAAATCGATGACCGCCCGCGCGCTGATGGGGCTGGTGCGCCAGCCGGGGCGCGTTCAGGCGGATACGTTACAGGTGCTCGGGCATAATCTGCTGGATCTCAACGCGCGCGGTTGGCGACATCTGCGCGGTAATGACATTGCGATGGTGCTTCAGGATCCGCGCTACGCGCTGAATCCGGTAAAAACAATTTATGCTCAAGTTGAAGAAGCGCTAACCCTGCATCAATCACTCAGCCGACGTCTGCGGCGTGAGAAAATCCATGAGGCCATCCGCGCGGTGGGGCTGGATGACAGCGTACTCAACCGTTATCCCGGAGAGCTATCCGGCGGAATGGGCCAGCGCGTCATGAGTGCGATTGCTTTAATTAATGACCCAAAGGTCCTGATTGCCGATGAACCCACCTCTGCGCTGGATGCGCGCCTGCGTAATCAAATCCTCGAGCTTCTGGTGGAACAGTGTGAACAGCGGCAAATGGCGATGTTGCTGATTAGCCACGATCTGCCGCTGGTGGCTGAGCATTGCCAGCGTGTGCTGGTGATGTATCAGGGCGAAAAAATAGATGAGCTGGCAGCCAGCGAGCTTCCGCACGCGACACATCCCTATACACGCACACTCTGGACCTGTCGTCCGAATGCGCAGACCTATGGCCAGATGTTACCCACGCTGGATCGCCGCGCTTTGCTGAAGGAACAGACCCATGTCGATCGTTGA
- a CDS encoding ABC transporter ATP-binding protein: MSIVDIHDVQVQFGAKTAVSAATFSVEAGETFSLIGESGCGKSTLLRVIAGLQREWHGRVSLFETSIAPGQRFQGTLRRNVQMVFQDPYASLHPNHTIYRTLAEPLKIHGETQPDAQVSTALMQVGLPADAATRYPHQLSGGQRQRVAIARALLLRPQLLLLDEPTSALDMSIQAEILNLLNRLKKAHGLTYLLVSHDADVIAHMSDRAAFMADGVIQRFYDRPALQNGEHRM, encoded by the coding sequence ATGTCGATCGTTGATATTCACGATGTTCAGGTGCAGTTTGGCGCAAAAACCGCCGTTAGCGCCGCCACCTTCAGCGTCGAGGCCGGTGAAACCTTCAGCCTGATTGGCGAGTCGGGCTGCGGGAAATCCACTCTTCTGCGCGTCATTGCCGGGTTGCAACGCGAATGGCACGGTCGCGTCTCGTTATTCGAAACAAGCATCGCGCCAGGGCAACGTTTTCAGGGGACATTGCGGCGTAATGTCCAAATGGTTTTTCAGGACCCTTACGCCTCGTTGCATCCCAACCACACCATCTATCGCACGCTTGCCGAACCGTTGAAAATCCACGGAGAAACGCAACCAGACGCGCAGGTCAGCACCGCGCTGATGCAGGTGGGTTTACCCGCCGATGCCGCTACGCGCTATCCGCATCAGCTTTCTGGTGGCCAGCGCCAGCGAGTCGCCATCGCCCGCGCCCTGCTACTTCGTCCACAGCTTCTCCTGCTGGATGAACCCACTTCGGCGCTGGATATGTCGATTCAGGCGGAGATCCTCAATCTGCTGAATCGCCTGAAAAAAGCGCATGGGTTAACCTATTTACTGGTGAGCCACGATGCCGATGTAATAGCGCATATGTCCGATCGCGCGGCGTTTATGGCAGATGGTGTGATTCAGCGATTTTACGATCGCCCGGCCCTGCAAAACGGCGAACACAGAATGTAA
- a CDS encoding YbdK family carboxylate-amine ligase yields the protein MPLPDFHVSAPFTLGIELELQVINPPGYDLCQDSSALIAAASRGVTQGEIKHDITNSMLEVATGVCDDIHQAATQLAAIQRAVLRAASEQHVKICGGGTHPFQRWQSQEVGDNPRYQHTLEAYGYLARQATVFGQHVHVGCTNGDDALYLLHGLSRYVPHLIALSAASPYLQGADSSFACARLNIFSAFPDNGPMPWAANWQEFTRLFRQLSYTSMVDSIKDLHWDIRPSPHFGTVEVRVMDTPLTLGHAVNMAGLIQALAHWLLEKRPHKPGPQDYLLYKFNRFQACRYGLQGVVTDVASGEQHTIAHELETLLEQLQPYADQHRGGSALEELALMVKHGKSEAQRMREFIAGGGSLITLVQQHCDTWAA from the coding sequence ATGCCTTTACCTGACTTTCATGTTTCTGCGCCTTTTACGCTCGGCATTGAGCTCGAGCTTCAGGTCATTAACCCGCCAGGTTACGATCTTTGCCAGGACTCATCCGCCCTGATAGCCGCCGCCAGCCGCGGTGTGACGCAGGGGGAAATCAAGCATGACATCACCAACAGTATGCTGGAGGTGGCGACAGGTGTGTGTGACGATATCCACCAGGCCGCCACCCAGCTTGCCGCCATCCAGCGCGCTGTGCTGCGCGCGGCGTCAGAGCAGCATGTCAAAATTTGCGGCGGCGGCACGCATCCTTTCCAGCGCTGGCAAAGTCAGGAAGTGGGCGATAACCCGCGTTACCAGCACACGCTGGAAGCTTACGGTTACCTGGCCCGCCAGGCGACGGTGTTCGGTCAACACGTGCATGTCGGCTGTACTAACGGCGACGATGCGCTGTATCTGCTGCATGGCCTTTCGCGGTACGTTCCGCATCTGATTGCGCTTAGCGCCGCGTCGCCCTATCTGCAAGGTGCCGACAGCAGCTTCGCCTGCGCGCGGCTCAACATTTTCTCGGCTTTTCCCGATAACGGCCCCATGCCCTGGGCAGCAAACTGGCAGGAGTTTACCCGACTGTTTCGCCAGCTCAGCTACACCAGCATGGTCGACAGCATTAAAGACTTACACTGGGATATTCGCCCCAGCCCCCATTTTGGCACGGTGGAGGTGCGCGTCATGGATACGCCGCTCACCCTCGGCCACGCGGTCAACATGGCCGGGCTTATTCAGGCGCTGGCGCACTGGTTGCTTGAAAAACGGCCACATAAACCCGGCCCGCAGGATTACCTGCTGTATAAATTCAATCGCTTCCAGGCCTGCCGTTATGGTCTACAGGGTGTGGTGACAGATGTTGCCAGCGGCGAACAACACACCATCGCCCATGAACTGGAGACGCTGCTGGAACAGTTGCAACCGTATGCCGATCAACACCGTGGCGGCAGCGCGCTTGAAGAACTGGCGTTGATGGTGAAACACGGAAAAAGTGAAGCCCAACGCATGCGCGAGTTTATCGCCGGTGGCGGCTCGCTGATAACCCTGGTACAACAGCACTGCGACACCTGGGCGGCGTAA
- a CDS encoding phosphodiester glycosidase family protein produces the protein MMRLWLLPALLLPLASVTHAACTLTDPSLQVQSYEVDRQQENITLRWKKPDGKAWGSLYSLLADINGNGQVLMAMNGGIYGKDYAPLGLYIEKGKKLAPVNRASGGGNFFIRPGGVFYLKDQKAGIVTLDALKSTKGMDYAVQSGPMLIENGTINWRLKPSASSRKLRNAVGINRQGRVVFMLSAKETNFYDFACYAQSKLDIKQMLYLDGTISKMYQKGSSVPWQYHPFVTMITVERKTSS, from the coding sequence ATGATGCGTCTTTGGCTGTTGCCCGCCCTGCTGCTTCCGTTAGCCTCTGTCACCCATGCCGCCTGCACGCTAACCGACCCGTCGCTTCAGGTGCAAAGCTATGAGGTTGATCGCCAACAGGAAAATATCACCCTGCGCTGGAAGAAACCGGACGGCAAAGCCTGGGGCTCGCTCTATTCGCTGCTGGCAGATATCAACGGTAACGGGCAGGTGCTGATGGCGATGAACGGCGGCATTTATGGCAAAGATTATGCGCCGCTGGGGCTCTATATCGAAAAGGGAAAAAAGCTCGCGCCGGTTAACCGCGCATCCGGCGGCGGCAACTTTTTTATTCGCCCGGGCGGCGTGTTTTATCTCAAGGATCAGAAAGCGGGGATTGTGACGCTCGATGCGCTGAAAAGCACCAAAGGCATGGATTACGCGGTGCAGTCCGGCCCGATGCTGATTGAAAACGGCACGATAAACTGGCGTCTTAAACCGTCGGCCAGTTCGCGAAAATTACGTAATGCCGTGGGGATTAACCGTCAGGGTCGCGTGGTGTTTATGCTGAGCGCCAAAGAAACCAATTTTTATGATTTCGCCTGCTACGCGCAGTCAAAGCTGGATATCAAGCAGATGCTGTATCTCGATGGCACGATTTCGAAGATGTATCAGAAGGGAAGTTCGGTACCGTGGCAGTATCATCCGTTTGTCACGATGATTACGGTGGAGAGGAAAACGTCGTCCTGA